ATCGAGCAGGTGGCGTCGTGCACCACCGCGCCGGCCAGGCGCGCGGCCCGGTGTGCGGCCACCGGCGCCGCGGTGGCCTGCTGCAGTGCTTCGTCGGTGAACAACCAGCCCGCCACGTCGGCCAGCCCGGCCAGCTTGACGGCCGCCTTGCGGCGCAGCAGCGTCGTCTCGATCAGCGCGGTGGTCCGCTCGGCGAACCGGGCCCGGATGGCGGCGACGTCGGCGATTCGGCTGGCGTCGGTCAACGGGCAGCGGGCGACCTCGGCCAGCGCGGCCACCCCCGCCTCGCTGGTCAGATAGGCGACGTCGGCGCGGGTGAACGTCAGGAGGGTTTGACCCCGGTGATCATGACGTTGTAGAACCAGCCCTTCGGCACCACGTGCCGCCAGACGTTGGCGTCGATCCACGACAGCGTCGTCCAGCCGCCGAAGGCGAATCGTGCCCAGCGCCAGCCGAGCTTTCCGGGCGGCACGGTCGACTCGAACGTCCGAACCGGCCAGCCCAGCATCGCCGCGGTGAACTCCTCGCTGGCGGTGCGCACCTGCACGGCGCCGGCGTTGGTGGCCATCCGCTCGAGGTCGGCGGGCTCGAAGGTGTGCAGATCGACGATCCACTCGAGAGCCGCGGCACGCGAGTTCTCGTCGAGCTCCTCCTGGGAACGCCGCCAGCTGCCAAGACCGGGCAGCTTCATCGCACGGACGGTGGTCTTCCAGGTGGCGTCGGCCAGTCTGCGTGCGTAGGCATTGCCGACGGTGGTGGGCTCGCCGGCGAAGACGAACCGCCCGCCGGGCTTGAGCACCCGGACGACCTCACGCAGCGACAGTTCGACATCCGGGATGTGATGCAGCACGGCGTGGCCGACCACCAGATCGAAGGTGTTGTCTTCGTAGGGGATCCCTTCAGCGTCGGCCACCCGGCCGTCGATGTCCAGACCCAGGTTCTGCCCGTTGCGGGTGGCGACCTTGACCATGCCCGGGGACAGGTCGGTCACCGAGCCGCGGCGTGCCACTCCCGCCTGGATCAGGTTGAGTAGGAAGAATCCGGTGCCGCAGCCCAGTTCGAGGGCGCGGTCGTAGGGCAGCTTGCGGAACTCGTCGTCGGGGACGATGGCGTCGAACCGGCCACGTGCGTAGTCGATGCAGCGCTTGTCGTAGGAGATTGACCACTTGTCGTCGTAGGACTCCGCCTCCCAGTCGTGGTAGAGCACCTGCGCGAGCTTGGTGTCGTGGCGGGCCGCCTCGACCTGTTCGGCGGTGGCGTGCGGGTTGGGGACCGGAGCCGCCTGGCCGGCGACATTGGATACGGCAGCCGCCTGGCCGGCGACATCGGATACCGGAATATCGTGCCCTGCGACGTTGGAGTCAACATCCGTCATGCAGGGCAGCCTAACCGCCCTCGCCGGCGATGAAGACCTCGCCGTAGCGTTCTGCCTGCTCAGCGGGGTCCAAACGGCCGTCGATGAGCGCTTTGGCACCCGCCAGCGCGGCCGCCGACGCGTCGACGAACCGGCCCGCCCAGGCCGCCGCGGCGTCGAAGACGCCGTCGGGAGCGACCAGTTCGTCGACCAATCCCAGCGCCAGGGCTTCCTTGGCGTCGACGAACCGGCCGCTGAAGGCCAGTTCCTTGGCGTGGTGGGCGCCGACCGCGCGGGCCAGTCGCTGGCAGCCACCGCCGCCGGGCACCAGTCCGGCCAGGATCTCGGTGGCCCCGAACTTGACGTTGTCGCCGCTGATGCGCCAGTCGGCGGCCAGGGCCAGGCTCAGCCCGCTGCCCAGCGCGTAGCCGGTGATCGCAGCCACGGTGGGTTTGGGGATGGTGGCGACGGCGTCGATCGCGTCGCGACGCACCCGGTCGGCGGTGACGGCCTCGTCGCGGTTGAGCGTCCGCAGTTCGGGGACGTCGTCGCCGGCGGAGAACATCTCGTGACCGCCGAACAGGACGACCGCGCTGATGTCGGGTCGCTCGGCCAGTTCTGCGGCTGCGGAGATGAGTTCACGGTGGGTCTGGCGGGTCAGCGCGTTGGTCGGCATGCGGGTGATGAGCAGGATCCCGAGCCCCGGGAACTGCTCACCGACGTGGATGCTGACGAACTCGCGCACCGCTCACTCCTCGCCGTAGCCCAGCGGCGCGCGCCGGTTGCGGGCAGCGTTGTAGCGGTCACTGTCGAAGAACTCGATCTCCCAATTGCCCGCGCGCACAGCAAGATTGGGCTGGACGACCACGATCTGGCGGTCCACCGCCAGCACCTCGTCGACCGTGCGGCCGGTCAGCGAGTCCAGCTGGGTCCACGTCGGGGGCAGCAGAAACGACCGGCCCTCGGCGAAGTCCTCGATCGCAGCCTGGGGGCTGGTCCACGCCGCGTGGTCGGATTCGGTGTTCTCGCCGTCGGCTCGTTGGCCGTGTGGCAGCGCACCGACGAAGAAGTAGGTGTCGTAGCGCCGGGTGCGCTCCTCCTCCGGGGTGACCCAGTTGGCCCACGGCCGCAGCAGATCGGAGCGCAGCACCAGCTTCTCCCGGCGCAGGAAGTCGGAGAACGACAGGCTGCGGTCGACGAGCGCCGCCCGTGCGTGATGGTAGACCGACGCGTCGGCGACGATGCCGTCCGGATCGTCGGCCGGCCCGGCGAACAGCACCCCGGACTCCTCGAACGTCTCGCGGGCGGCCGCGCACACCAGCGCCTCGGCCAGGTCCGCCTCGATGCCGAACCGGTCGGCCCACCACTGCGAGCCCGGGCCGTGCCAGGAGATGTCGGCGTTGCGGTCGCGGTCGTCGACCCCGCCACCGGGGAACACCATCACCCCGGCGGCGAACTCCATGGCGCTGTGGCGGCGCATCAGGAACACCGAGATGCCGGCCGGGGTGTCGCGGACCAGCATCACCGTCGCTGCCGGGCGTACCGGCAGCGGCTCGGGCTTGTCGGTCATGAACGCCTCCTGTGCGCGGCGCGACTGCGTACCCGCCGGGCGAAGTGGCGGCCGTCGATGGTGTCCAGGGCGATCGACTGCCCAAACGCCGTAGACAGGTTCTCCGCTGTCAGCGTGTCATGCAGCAGGCCGGCTGCCACCACCTGGCCCTCGGACAGGATCAGGCAGTGGCTGAAGCCGGGCGGGATCTCCTCGACGTGGTGGGTGACCAGGACCAGCGCCGGGGAGTCCGGGTCGGAAGCCAGGTCGGCCAGCCGGGCGACCAGCTCCTCACGGCCGCCGAGGTCCAGTCCGGCGGCGGGCTCGTCGAGCAGCAGCAGTTCCGGGTCGGTCATCAGTGAGCGTGCGATGAGCACGCGCTTGCGCTCCCCCTCGGACAGCGTGCCGTAGACCCGCTCGGCCAGATGTTCGGCGCCCACGCTCTCCAGCATCTCGACGGCCTGCGCGTAGTCGATGTCCTCGTAGTTCTCCCGCCAGCGGCCGAGCACGGCGTAGCCCGCCGACACCACCAGGTCACGCACCACTTCGTTGTCAGGTATGCGCTGGGAGAGCGCCGAACTGCTCAGCCCCACCCGCTGGCGGAGTTCGGCCATGTCGACGCGGCCGAGGCGCTCACCGAGGACGTACGCGGTGCCCGACGACGGATATTCCATCGCCGCGGCGATGCGCAGCAGCGAGGTCTTGCCCGCTCCGTTCGGCCCGATCACCACCCAGCGTTCATCGAGTTCGACCTGCCAGGTGATGGGTCCGACCAGAACACGGCCCCCTCGGCGCAGCGAGACCTTCCGGAAGTCGATCAGGAGGTCGGGGTCGACCGCATCGGCAGAGTCGGACACCGCACCATCGTGCCGCACTCGGCTCGCGGGGCACGTGCCGGGGCGGCGAGGATCCGCGCCCAGCCGCTGCGGGCCAGCACCGATCCGGGTGTCACCCGCAACACCAGCTGGACCAGCGGTCCGATACCGAGGGCATAGACCACGGTGCCCACGCCCACGCCGCCGCCGAGCAGCCACCCCGCCGCCAGCACGGCGGCCTCGATCGAGGTGCGCACCAGACGCACCGAAAGTCCGCTGCGCGCAACGAGACCCGTCATCAACCCGTCCCGTGGACCGGGCCCCAGTCCGGCTCCCACATACAGCACCGTGGCCACCGCGTTGAGCATGACCGCGGCCAGCATCAGTGCCACCCGCGCCGGCAGCGACTGCGGTGAGTGCAGGACCGAAAGCGCCGCGTCGACGGTGACGGCGATGACGACGACATTGGCGACGGTGCCCACGCCGGGCTTGTTACGCAACGGGATCCACGCCAGCAGAACGACGACGCCCACGACCGCCGAGGCCACTCCGATCGTCATCGGTGTGTGCCGGGACAGACCCTGATGGAACACGTCCCACGGGTCCAGGCCGAGTTCGGCCCGCACCATCATCGCCATCGAGAGCCCGTAGCAGGACAGGCCAGTCAACAGCGCGACCGTACGCCCGATCATCGGCGATCGGGGAAACGCATCTGGATGGCGTCC
This Actinomycetes bacterium DNA region includes the following protein-coding sequences:
- a CDS encoding ABC transporter ATP-binding protein, which codes for MSDSADAVDPDLLIDFRKVSLRRGGRVLVGPITWQVELDERWVVIGPNGAGKTSLLRIAAAMEYPSSGTAYVLGERLGRVDMAELRQRVGLSSSALSQRIPDNEVVRDLVVSAGYAVLGRWRENYEDIDYAQAVEMLESVGAEHLAERVYGTLSEGERKRVLIARSLMTDPELLLLDEPAAGLDLGGREELVARLADLASDPDSPALVLVTHHVEEIPPGFSHCLILSEGQVVAAGLLHDTLTAENLSTAFGQSIALDTIDGRHFARRVRSRAAHRRRS
- a CDS encoding NUDIX hydrolase; the encoded protein is MTDKPEPLPVRPAATVMLVRDTPAGISVFLMRRHSAMEFAAGVMVFPGGGVDDRDRNADISWHGPGSQWWADRFGIEADLAEALVCAAARETFEESGVLFAGPADDPDGIVADASVYHHARAALVDRSLSFSDFLRREKLVLRSDLLRPWANWVTPEEERTRRYDTYFFVGALPHGQRADGENTESDHAAWTSPQAAIEDFAEGRSFLLPPTWTQLDSLTGRTVDEVLAVDRQIVVVQPNLAVRAGNWEIEFFDSDRYNAARNRRAPLGYGEE
- a CDS encoding enoyl-CoA hydratase; the encoded protein is MREFVSIHVGEQFPGLGILLITRMPTNALTRQTHRELISAAAELAERPDISAVVLFGGHEMFSAGDDVPELRTLNRDEAVTADRVRRDAIDAVATIPKPTVAAITGYALGSGLSLALAADWRISGDNVKFGATEILAGLVPGGGGCQRLARAVGAHHAKELAFSGRFVDAKEALALGLVDELVAPDGVFDAAAAWAGRFVDASAAALAGAKALIDGRLDPAEQAERYGEVFIAGEGG
- a CDS encoding methyltransferase domain-containing protein, translating into MTDVDSNVAGHDIPVSDVAGQAAAVSNVAGQAAPVPNPHATAEQVEAARHDTKLAQVLYHDWEAESYDDKWSISYDKRCIDYARGRFDAIVPDDEFRKLPYDRALELGCGTGFFLLNLIQAGVARRGSVTDLSPGMVKVATRNGQNLGLDIDGRVADAEGIPYEDNTFDLVVGHAVLHHIPDVELSLREVVRVLKPGGRFVFAGEPTTVGNAYARRLADATWKTTVRAMKLPGLGSWRRSQEELDENSRAAALEWIVDLHTFEPADLERMATNAGAVQVRTASEEFTAAMLGWPVRTFESTVPPGKLGWRWARFAFGGWTTLSWIDANVWRHVVPKGWFYNVMITGVKPS
- a CDS encoding class I SAM-dependent methyltransferase, whose product is MVLQRHDHRGQTLLTFTRADVAYLTSEAGVAALAEVARCPLTDASRIADVAAIRARFAERTTALIETTLLRRKAAVKLAGLADVAGWLFTDEALQQATAAPVAAHRAARLAGAVVHDATCS